A section of the Mastomys coucha isolate ucsf_1 unplaced genomic scaffold, UCSF_Mcou_1 pScaffold15, whole genome shotgun sequence genome encodes:
- the LOC116092193 gene encoding olfactory receptor 4C15-like, which produces MENQSIVNEFILLGLSQNPKTEKILFAVFLLVYLTTIGGNMMIVATIIYSPALLGSPMYFFLIFLSLLDTCTSTVVTPKLILDFFHERKTISFEGCMTQLFAFHFFTGAEVIVLAAMAYDRYVAICKPLHYSSIMTWRLCGVLVGVAWTGGFLHSIIQIIFTLQLPFCGPNVIDNYICDLFPLLKLACTDTHIFVILVFANSGSICIIIFSLLLVSYGVILFSLRAHSSEGQLKALSTCGSHITVVVLFFVPCLLIYARTSSPFPYEKYVAIFVNVVTPLLNPMVYTFRNKEMKNAIRKMCRRSKVVSDNY; this is translated from the coding sequence ATGGAAAACCAGAGCATTGTCAATGAGTTCATACTCTTGGGGCTTTCTCAGAATCCCAAAACTGAGAAGATATTGTTTGCTGTATTTCTGTTGGTATACTTAACAACAATTGGAGGCAACATGATGATTGTAGCAACGATCATCTACAGCCCTGCACTGCTGGGCTCTCCCATGTACTTCTTCTTGATATTCCTGTCCTTACTGGATACTTGCACTTCTACTGTTGTCACACCCAAGCTGATTTTAGATTTCTTCCATGAGAGGAAGACCATCTCCTTTGAAGGCTGTATGACACAGTTGTTTGCTTTTCACTTCTTCACTGGTGCAGAGGTCATTGTTCTGGCagccatggcctatgaccgctatgtggccatttgcaaaccccttcactaCTCATCCATCATGACCTGGAGACTCTGTGGTGTTTTGGTGGGGGTAGCCTGGACAGGGGGATTCTTACATTCtattatacaaattatttttactttgcaaCTACCATTCTGTGGACCCAATGTTATTGATAATTATATTTGTGACTTATTCCCATTACTCAAGCTTGCTTGCACTGATACAcacatttttgtcattttggtCTTTGCAAACAGTGGCTCTATCTGCATCATTATCTTCTCCTTGTTGCTTGTCTCATATGGTGTCATCTTGTTTTCTCTGAGAGCCCATAGTTCTGAAGGACAACTTAAAGCTCTCTCCACCTGTGGATCCCATATTacagttgttgttttgttctttgttcccTGCTTATTAATATATGCACGAACTTCATCACCATTCCCATATGAGAAATATGTGGCTATATTTGTCAATGTTGTGACACCACTGCTCAATCCTATGGTTTATACTTTCAGGAATAAGGAAATGAAGAATGCCATCAGGAAAATGTGCAGAAGATCTAAAGTAGTTTCTGAtaactattaa
- the LOC116092194 gene encoding olfactory receptor 4C15-like, producing the protein MQNQSLVSEFILLGLSQNTKVEKILFLLFLLIYLATIGGNMIIVVTIIYSPALLGAPMYFFLVFLSLLDACTSTVVTPKMIIGFFNERKTISFEGCMTQLFAIHFFTAVEVIVLSAMAYDRYVAICKPLHYSSIMSRRVCVGLVGIAWVGGLLHSIIQIVFTLQLPFCGPNVIDHYMCDLFPLLKLACTDTHIFVILVFANSGSICIIIFSLLLVSYGVILFSLRAHSSEGRHKALSTCGSHITVVVLFFVPCILIYARPSSPFSFEKNTLIFANVLTPLLNPMVYTFRNKEMKSAIRKMWKRLVTVSDKY; encoded by the coding sequence ATGCAAAATCAAAGCCTTGTCAGTGAGTTCATACTACTGGGTCTTTCTCAGAACACAAAAGTggaaaaaatattgtttcttctatttttgttgATCTACCTTGCAACTATTGGTGGCAATATGATAATTGTGGTGACCATCATCTACAGCCCTGCACTGCTAGGTgcccccatgtacttcttcttGGTATTCCTGTCCTTACTGGATGCATGCACTTCTACTGTTGTAACGCCCAAGATGATCATAGGATTCTTCAATGAGAGGAAGACCATCTCCTTTGAAGGCTGCATGACCCAACTGTTTGCTATACACTTCTTTACTGCAGTAGAGGTGATTGTACTGTCAGCTATGGCTTATGACCGTTATGTAGCTATTTGCAAGCCCTTGCACTACTCATCCATTATGAGCAGGAGGGTCTGTGTTGGTTTGGTAGGCATAGCATGGGTTGGGGGATTATTGCATTCTATCATACAAATTGTCTTCACTTTGCAGTTACCCTTCTGTGGACCCAATGTTATTGATCACTATATGTGTGACTTGTTCCCTTTACTAAAACTTGCctgcactgacacacacatttttgttattttggtgttTGCCAATAGTGGTTCTATCTGCATCATTATCTTCTCCTTGCTGCTTGTCTCCTATGGTGTCATCTTGTTCTCTTTGAGAGCTCACAGTTCTGAAGGTCGACATAAAGCTCTCTCCACATGTGGGTCCCATATTACAgttgttgttttattctttgtcCCATGCATATTAATATATGCACGACCATCGTCTCCATTCTCCTTTGAAAAAAACACACTTATATTTGCCAATGTCCTGACACCATTGCTCAATCCTATGGTTTACACATTCAGGAATAAGGAAATGAAGAGTGCCATAAGGAAAATGTGGAAGAGATTAGTGACGGTTTCTGATAAATATTAA